TGAAAATCTTGTTTTACCTATCCTTTCAGAGTAGCGACGCTGAAGAAGGCAAGTCCAAGAAGGTACAGTATGAAGGGCCAGATGGGGACTTAGCTGCCATGCTTGAAAGAGATGTTCTAGATTCTACCCCAGGAGTGAGATGGGATGATGTTGCAGGGCTTAGTGAGGCCAAAAGACTCCTCGAGGAAGCGGTTGTGCTTCCTCTCTGGATGCCTGAATACTTTCAGGTAATCATTTGAACCATGCCATTCTATGGACGTCAAACATTCCCATAGTGAAGTATCTGTtattttattactccctctgttccataattcttgttgaaatattacacgtatctagacactttttaggaatagatacatccatttttggtcaaatttgagacaagaattatggaacggatggagtaattAATTCTTGTTGCTATCTAACATCATAGTGATTTACAATGTTTCTGCCTTTATTTGGTAGCATGCAAGTCTTCTTGACATGCAAATGTAAATAATTGTTCTCTAATGTGATCAATTTAGAGTATGCCATTTGGAATTATCCGCACCAAAATCAGTAAATCACCCTATCCACGATATGAGCTTTTAATTTTCAtgtagttctttttttcttctctctcgtgTCCTTGTCCATTCAGTCTGAAGTTGCATATAGCCTCACCCATGCCCTCCTTTTgggttctatttttttatcaGGGTATTCGTCGACCTTGGAAAGGGGTACTTATGTTTGGCCCACCAGGTACTGGAAAGACCCTTTTAGCCAAGGCAGTAGCTACAGAATGTGGCACAACATTCTTCAATGTTTCTTCTGCAACATTGGCTTCTAAATGGCGGGGGGAGAGTGAGCGCATGGTCCGTTGTTTATTTGAACTTGCAAGGGCCTACGCTCCAAGCACAATCTTCATTGATGAAATCGACTCCCTATGCACATCTCGTGGGTATGTGAACATGCATTTTTCTGTTCCCACACTAGTTCATTTTCTATCAATGACTGTCAAGACAATGGCAATTTGCTCACAATCTTGTACCATAAACATGAAGAAATCGTTAAGTGTTTTGCCTGCTAAAACTATATCTTCCTTTTTAACTAAGCTATGTTTCCAGAATAACCACATTTTGATGTGCTTTTGTATCTTCCTTTTTAACTAAGCTCAGCAGGAAATGAAGTATGATACTCTTGGTTCTTTTTAATATTTTATCTTCATTTAGAAATTACTGTACCCAGATTTACCATCTCATGTATTTATTCAGAGCTTCTGGCGAGCATGAATCATCGAGGAGGGTAAAGTCTGAACTTCTAGTGCAAATAGATGGTGTTAACAATAGCTCTACCAATGAAGATGGCCAACCAAAAATAGTTATGGTTCTGGCAGCTACCAACTTTCCATGGGATATTGATGAAGCGCTGAGGTTGACAAACTCTTTCCGttcatattctcttttattaaTTTAGAGGTAGTACTTGTAGATCATGAGTTTTGGTATGATATCTGGATTTGTACAAGATGGCTGATTGCTTCAGTGGTGCTGCTAGTTGAGTTAGATGCCACCGGAGGCGAAATGTAGTACATATGTTTCCTTCAAATAGTGCAAATACTCCTTTTGCTTAGTTCATGCTACATCTGTCACTTTGCCGCTTTTGGTATAAGATCAAAGCTTTGAACACTTTTGGCTTACTGTCACTGGTATAAGACCCATAGGCCATATTTCCTGGAAGAAATATTTATATCTGTTCTAACCCAATTCCATGTAAGCTGCGAAACTTAGGCGAAAGTCTAGCGTAGTATTATGTTTGGAACTAGCTGTTCCATATAGACATTATGCTTCACATCATCCATGAACATTCAAATCCATCATCACGTTTTTGGGGTAGTGTCATGTATGAGCCACTACCTAGATTAATCTGGCTTCATGGCGGTGGGTGAGTCATGCCAGATCTCCTTGGCAGGTTGTGTGTCAACCTTGACATGGCGGGGCATGCATTCTGGCGGCGTGCATAGTTTTGTGGGCATTGGTGCCTCCTTGGGAGTACATCCGGAGTGGTTGTTTTGGTAGTGTGTCATTTTTGTAGCATTTGTAGCTTTGCTGTCTTGTGGGGTCCATAGTAGTATTTGCTAGTCGAGGCTTCTTGTACTTGGTTTTCAGTCCGGTCTTCCCTCTATAAACTGGTCACGTTATTCTACTTAATTGAATAAATTGGGCCACACTTTTCCATTTAAACTTGGCCACATTATTCCAACATTTTGgaaaagaaatattttttCTGCAGTGCGAAATAAGGCTTTTATCATTTAATTTTACCTGTcttatttcttttatttctttgtcaACCAATATGCTAGCTACGTGCTGCTACTATAAgtatatattattttttcacTAATATGCTGCCACATATGGCTGTTTAACTCTTTCGAATCTTAATTGGCTCAGGCGGAGGCTGGAAAAGCGTATTTACATTCCACTTCCAAGTTTCGAAAGCAGAAAGTCACTCATCAACATTAATCTTAGAACTGTTGAGGTATGATGTACTAACACAATTCTTACTCATCTTGTCTAGTATTGGCATTTTATCcttgtgaattttttttactgtccCATTCAACTGTTCACTAATCAATAATATTGCATCATCTACAATGATGATAAATTGTTGTTTCGTATCTCATGTTGCTTATTATGGTTGCCCCCTTTATATCAACAGGTTGCTACTGATGTTGACATTGATGAAGTTGCACGGAGAACAGAGGGTTATAGTGGGGATGACCTTACAAATGTTTGCCGTGATGCTTCGATGAATGGCATGAGGCGAAAAATCGCAGGCAAGACTCGTGATGAGATCAAGAACATGTCAAAGGATGATATCTCAAAGGACCCAGTTGCCATGTGCGACTTTGAGGAAGCTTTGGTCAAGGTCCAGAAGAGTGTCTCGCCCTCTGATATCGAACGGCATGAGAAGTGGATGGCTGAGTTTGGATCTGCTTAAACCCTTGGTTCATATCCAAAGCTGCTAGATTTGTCCACCCATGCTTGTCAATCTGTTTTCCTGGTATTTGTTTCGTTTCCACTGCCAATGCAATGTTTCAACGCCATATTTGTGTTTAACTAAGTTCCCTGAGCTTACTCGTGATCTTTTTTGCTGATTTAGTTTCAGTGCTACTGGCAATAAAATTCTTGGTGTTAATTCTCAGCTTCGAATGGCCATGACAATCAATGAATTTCCATCTGTCTCTGCAACTGTTTTTTAGATGGCATAAAAGTGAACTTGTTTTGGTGATACTCCCGCGATGCTTTTATGTCCTTTTGAAACCGCCCGGGTTCTAAAATTAATTTCCATAAAAGTGAACTTATCTTGGTCTTTTAAGACCAACCATATATTCACCTATTTTACAGGATAAGCCATCCACAAAAGTCTTTAAACAATGATTATCGAGTTTTTCTAGAATGAAAACCGGATGATCATTGGTTAAAGATGATTGTCTAGTTACCAAGAACGTGACAAGAACGAAAGTCACTTACATCAGATGATGGGGGCTCCTTTTGATTTAAAGAAATTCATAGGATTTTTTAAGGATTTAGAGATCCTTAcgaaatttctttttttagtcGTTTGATTCACAGAAATAGAACATCAATTTTTCCTATTGGATTACTTTGTACTCTACTGTTTTGGAGAAAAATTTCTACGCACTCCAAAACTTTTGCTTTTCCTATGGTGTCACACACTCTTTGATGCTAATTTCTATGGTTTTTTAATCCTTTAGAATTCAAGAGTACATGCCACTCCCATGTTTCCTCTATTTCTTCTGTGTTCTAGAAATACTCCACGAATCAAACGGGCCTTAATTCGGAAACACAAACTGGTTAATCAATTCTGTCATGATGCGATGACGATCGTCGCCAGCATGGTACTTCTGTTCCTGGTACACCTCAGCCGGCGCCTCCCGCTTGCCAACCACCTTGTCGCCGCCCAGCTTAACACGCAGTCTCTTGCTGCCGGCCACCGTCGTAGTCCCGCTAGCGCCGGCGATGCGTTCTTGGTGGAGGCCAATGTTGATGAACCGTGGAGCCTCCCTGTGGCGGCACGGGACGTTGACATAGTCCTGCATGGAGAACACCGTCTCGGCACAATTAACCTGATAAATAGGCACAATTAACCAAATAAGTTGGCACGCTTAACCGGATAAGTAACCACAAGTAACCTGATAAGTTGGCACAACTAACCTGAGCAGGGGGACCGGCGGCCAGACCACGGCGGTGGAGCAGGTGGCACGGATGTGGAGAGCGGGGACGAGACGGTGGCAGCGGAGCAGGGGAACGCGCCGGCGAGACCGCAACGAGACAGAGCAGCAACACATTGGTCGGAGCAGCTACGCGTCGGCAACACCGTTGCGGCGAAGAACTGCGACGCGGCCTCCAGTCAACGACAGTGGAGCAGGGGCGCCCCGAGCAAAGTGGACGCGGCGTGCAAGGCCGACTTCCACACGGGAGTCGAGGAGGAGCACAAGAAGGGTCAGTGGATCGTCGTTAAGCCATGAAAGTCGGCCATGGAGTCCAGGACTGGTCGGGGAAGGAGATCAAGACAACGAGTGCATTCGCTTTGCATCGGGGAAGACAATCGTTTGGTCTTGTAGCTGTGAGGGGTTCACGGTGGTGCACACTAGAAGGGTAAAGAGATGACGTCCCCATGGACGGTGGAATGTGGAGCTGGTCCTGGCCTGGAGGAGATTGCCCTCGGCCTCGATGGCGACGCTGAAGTGGAACATATCTCCGGACACGAAGACAAAGccgtcttcctcttcatcttgTTTCCAGCCGCCGGCTTCTTTTTGGCCTCCTATGGCGGTGGCTCATGAAAAAATGTAATCAAGCTTGCGACGACCTTACCCGGTAAACGAGTGACTATAACCTGAAAAACAAGCTATATTAATCTGGTAAACAAGTTACATAATCTGATAAACTAGTTATTATAACCTGGTAAACAAGCTATATTAATCTGATAAAGAAGTGATATTAATCTGGTAAACGAGTGACTATAACCTGGTAAACGTGTGATATTTAACCTGGTAAACGAGTGACACCAATTTAGTAAACAAGTGACATTGAGCTGGTAACAAGTGACTATAACATGGTAGATGAGTGATTATAACCTGATAGTAAACATGTCCAAGATGCCATCAGATCATAAAAGTACAACCAAGTAACCTAACGCGGACGCCGCACGCTAGCGTAGGGCTGCGCACGTcgcgtaaaaaaaaaagaagcacgAGCTGGGCGGACCGTGCGGGACGTGTGATCGCCCCACAAGTAGGTTGTTGTGCGCAGGTCGTCCGTAGCACTTCTTAATGTGCTGCAAAAGGTATATCTaatttagaagaagaaaaaacctaaagctagcttctttttttgagtggAACCTAAAagctagcttcttcttctttttttgactgGAGGAAAGCTACGAATGGCTCGAGTTGGAGCGTGCGATCAGTTGCCGAGAACGTGCTGCTGGGCCAGCGTGGTGCGCATGGAGAGTTGTGGCGATGGGCCAACATGCTGTGGGCCGGCCTGGCTGCATCGTGTGCTCAGCGGGCGGACGCTAGCAGGTAAACCGTGGGGCGCCGCACGGTAAGATCGGTGGGCACGGTCGCCCCGTAGTCCTATCTTTAGAAATACCCCCACGAATCAAACAGGCCTTAATTCGGAAACACAAACTGGTTAATCAATTCTGTCATGATGCGATGACGATCGTCACCAGCATGGTACTTCTGTTCCTGGTACACCTCAGCCGGCGCCTCCCGCTTGCCAACCACCTTGCCCCCACCCAGCTTAACACGGAGCCTCTTGCCGCCGGCCGACGACGTCGTTGTCCCGCCAGCACCGGCGATGCGTTCTTCGTGGAGGCCAATGTTGATGAAGCACGGAGCCTCCCTGTGGCGGCGCGGGACGTCGACGTAGTCCTGCATGGAGAACACCTCCTCGGTGCTGCACAGCTCCGTGTCGTAGGCGTAAAAACCTCGTGGTTGCTCGTGGCGAGcaggatcttcttcttctcctcgccCCCGGCGCTGCAGAGCGGGACGACCTGCAGCCGCTTCCCGCTGAGCTCGTCGCGCACGGGCCGGGGCAGGCCGCAGGTCGATCCGGCAGCGCATGGCCCACCACGCCGACGACGGGCTCCACGTCAGCAGGGCGAGCACGTTGCGGTCGCGGACGACGGCGCACAGGGCGCCGTCGAGGCCCGTGAGGTGGCTGATTCGCCGCGACAGCCCCGGCGGCGTGTGCACCCACGCGAACCGCTCGGCGCCGACGTGGAGCGATAGGATGGGCGCGTCGTTGTCCCCCCTGGAGCTACCGTCGTCGCCCGTGAGGCTCTGTGGATGCAGCAGCCAGTAGAGACGCCCGTGGAGCGCCACCGGAGGCGTGCCGATGCCGTCCACGTGGCTCGTGACGCCCGGCGGCGGGTCGCTGGCGCAGGGCCGCCACCCGCGGCCGCCCGATCCTGCTGGGAGCCGGAGGTCGTGCACCTGGCACTTCTGCTGCCCCGATGCGTTGCAGAAGAGCCTGAACACCTTGTGCTTGCCCGTCGCCGGGTCGAAGCCGAGGCCGGCGCTGGAGACTTCGGGAGGAAAGCACGGCCGCGGAACACGTGTGGTGAACGGCGTCCTTATTTCTGCCGCCGGTTCGCACGCGGGGAGGACCGCGTGGTCGCCGGTGGAGAGGTTGCAGACGTAGTACTCCGACGCGCGGACCTCCCAGAAGAGCGTCAGGCCGCCGCACGTCTTCCGGGACAGAAGGACCACGTGCTCCCCGGTCAGGTTGCCCACGGTGAGAAGCTCGcgtgcggcggccggcggcgcacCCGCGAGCGAGCACGAGTACAGGGACGTGGCTGCAGGGCTCAAGGACggcgggaagaagaggatcTCTGgttggcgcgcggcggcggctctggCGCTGTGCGCGGCGATGAAGTGGTCGGAGGTCAGGGCCGCGTTCCACGCACGGCagacggcgcgggcgcgcaCCGCGGCTGCGGCCGGGAGGCGCGTGAGGATCTCGTCGAACAGCAGCTCGCCGTGCAGCGACGTTTCGCGGCCGTTCGGCGACCTGATCATCTTGGAACCTGGCGGCGAGGTTGCCATGGCGGAAATCGTACGTTTGCACGGACTTGGATTGATTGATGCGATGACCAAATTTCCCGATCGGTGCACAGCACGTACATATATATAACGTGCGTTGAAAGGCTGCGTGCGACTCGTATAAGTATTTGATTCGGAATCGTTCGATACTCCTGTTATATTTGATCGTAATCTTACACGTTTCGGGTTCGTGTGCCGAATCTAGACGTTCCTAGCCACGAGCAGGTACATGAGTTTATGGGTCCTCACGCATCCCTAGATTGAGAATTTAACTAATCTAACGTGAGTTTTACcattagaaacttcaaatgttatatattttctaatggtataatttttatataaTGTAAAAATCATGTTATATTAGTTAGATTTTTAAAAAGATGCGTTGCGGTCCCATATACCAGAACGGAGGTAGCAGTAAATAAGAACATCTTTAGCAGGACCCTAAAACAGGGTTCCTACTCACTTTTTAGGGgctgaagcaaaaaaaaaagctcttcAGCAAGGTCACTACTATAGTCTCTAAAGTAGAGAGGTCCGTCGATATCCCTCCCCAGCCCTCATTCCTAGGGATCTGGAGGGGAGGCCCTACTCGATTCCACGTCATCTCTTTCTCCTCAACGCCCACTTATTCCTCCCCCTGCTAGCTTAATCTTGATCTTTGTATCAGCATGTTTCGTTAGCTGTAGTAGTCTGGTACGAGTCCATCATCTTGGGGCATGCAGGGTGAGATGTCGAGACGTCGTGCGAGGCGACGTGCGTGATGAGATGCCGACTGTGGCGCGAGGCTACAGTGCTGCGTGGAAGAGATGAACTGGAAGGTATTGCTGCGTGGTTGTTGGCTGATGGAGTCAATCCCCTAGCTGACGGGCTGCATGCAGGCTTAACTGCCTAATTAGCCGGCCGGTCAATTAGTTGGTCAAAGTCCTGCCGTTGCCTCGATGGAGAGATTCCAGGAAGTGAGGAGAGGTGGGACGTGCGTTTGGTTAGGGGCATGAGACCCGGTAGATTAGTTTGTTTCCTAATCGTGTGCATGTTTATTTAAGGCATTGTAATCAGCTTTGTTTGATAAcagagagagatcgagaggGCTGAAGTCTGCGGCTAGTTGCAACTcgagggagaagaaggaggagcagcgccgaGCTGCTCCAACATTATCAGAGCCTCGTGGTTGATCTCTTAGTAACGGGAGGTCAAGGCCCATGGttgaaaaaaaactaacatcTCCAGATGACGGGGGAGCCCGTTCAGCCCGATGTGTGACGGGGGAGAATGTTGGGTTTAGTCCCACATCAAAAATTAACCGTGGGGGAGCACAACATATAAGGTGGAGCAAATCTCACCTATTGGATCGGTCTTTTGGGTTGAGTTAGGCTCCAGGCCTTATATGTTGTGGGCTCCTGTGGACCTGAGCCGGTAAGGCATCAGGTCATGTATGAGTAGTTGGGCCGAGCCGCTGTGCGCTCTAACACCCCCGAcgccctcttcttccttcggtcggctcctcctcccactGCTCCCCCTTGCCTCCCTCGTCGGCATATGAAATCAAACCGCCATCGCCCTCtggcgccgccccgcgccaccgcctctAGGACAGCCCTGCACCGATCCGcaccgcggcgccgcctctcTCACCTCCCGCCGTCGCTACCACGTGCTTCGCACCCGGCAGCCACGAGATCCAGAGGTGGGAGCCGCCGCCACACGCCGGCTCTGTCTGGCCTAGACGCAAGCTCCGTGACGCTGCCTCTGTCTGGCCTGGCCGCGAGCTCTGCCTTGCGTCGGCATGTCGCTACAGCGGGGAATTTtagggagaaggaggaagaaaaagaaaaaaagaaaagaaaaggcgtGTCACTGACATAtaggacccacatgtcataaaCAAAATAGGGACTGGGGAATAGAGTGTAAGATGTTTGTAAATTTTGGGACCCTAAAATTTGAGGAGAGTCCCTAGATGCAGTTTAGAGACCCTGTTTTAGGGGCtactgctgaagatgctcaTAAGCCACTCGTGGTTGCGGTGTCCGAGAAAAACATAAaagtagaaaaagaaaaacaaggaaTTTCGGTGTTaagtttgcttgatttttttattcgAAAAGGACAAAGATCCATTGTAAAGATTACAAAGTAATTTAAACATAATACAATTATACTGAGATTTCCAAACCACAGGACGACCACTATCGATGACGCGTCTATGTTGCCGCTCCATTACCGGAGCCGGCCTGATTTTAGTGATAACATCTAGGAAGTTCACTTGCGCGTGCCCCTAGGAACCAACGCCCCGAAGCCgcagttgttgttgttgaagcTTGAATTGATCTGAAGAACCTTGCAGCAGATCTCGTGTGCACTCAGTCGATTCTAAGACGACAAGAATCTACGTCGGCACTCCTCAATTCCATCCTACAAACTTGAGGGGAATCGGATCCCGAAAGACCATCTCGATGACGAAGCGCCGCTTCCACGAGGACCACACCATCTTCCACACGCCTTTTGATGGCACGAACCACCACCGGAATGAGGGCGCgaggtgggtgggggggggggggaggaccTTATTCGATGATGCCATCTTCTCGCGCCGCGATCCTTGAGGTGACAACGGAAGTCGAACCCTATATGCTTTTTCTAGGGGAGAGGAAGTGCACTTGCATGTCCACTCGAATCTTCATGATTTATAGTTGGTCGAAGTTTATTTGATTGAACATGGCAGTACTTTGGGTTTTCCCTACGTACTGCCATGTTCTTAGAACATTGCCTCAATTGtggtgtgttttctttttgtaatttactctttttAATATACAGGCCGGTGGTTATTGATTGGATTTTTAATCTTATACGGACGGTAATCGATTAGTATCGGCTTAACATCCTTTCAAAAGAAAGTATGTGCCTGTGAACTGAGCCTGGCTCAGGTGATGTGGTTCCCTGTGGTGGAACCAacccacccaggttcaagtcctagacttgacatgggtgctCACATTTATCTGGATTTATTCCAGGGTTTAACCGGcgctattctttcagtggtaggtggCGTACCCATCAATAGCCAGGCCCCTGCGGTGACgtcgtcaatctctcaaaaACTGTCGGCTCAGTCTCTtgggaggtgctcataggggtagggtgtgcgtgtgtgaATTCATATGAGTGAGTGTATGCACGTGTGTGAGCGTCtgtgtttgtattgtgtttctcaaaaataaataaaaagtgTGTGCCTAACACGacactccctctgttcctaactAATTTGCGCCGGAAATTTCGCCAAAAACATTCCTTCTATTTTCCGAAATCGACCTGCAGTCCACGTTCTACAagaacttttgcaaaaaaaagaccTGTAGTTTTTTGAAATCAACGCACAGTCCACGttcaattgaagatgtgtACTGCAGGTTGATTTTGTAAATTactagagttttttttaaatggcCGGCGACAATTAATTGGGACGTGTTATGAAATATTAATGTGGATGTCCATAATCCCTATACCATCAAAGTTACAACCTCCTACTTTAATGGTGTTACTCTCCTAATATCAATGCTTGTAACTCCATCTCTCATATATGGCTATATATATGAGAGCTTATGTATTGGAAAGTAAACAAGAATTTCCAATTTCATCTCTCACTCTCTCCATTCTATATATTCCCTTACATTACAACTAGTTATTTATAACACGTTATCAGCACGACTGTCTCTAAAAGCTATCAAGAACTAGGTAAGAAACTTTACGTTGATCGTAATGTTATTTTTGTGGTAAGACATGATCTTTTGtatttgtttctttattttgTTCTTGCGCGAATGTTTGAATTTTGCAATCTAAATTTTTTGTAGTTTACTTTGTCGAATCTTGCCGAGCTTGATTTCATAGCTCTGGATATTTCGGGCTAGAATTACTTGTCATGGGTGCTAGATGCTGAAACTCACCTGAATGCCAATGGGTTTGGTGATGtgatcaaagaaaaaaataaggcATCTACCCAAGATAAAGCTAAGGCTTTGATTTCAttcgccgccacctccacaAAGGTCTGAAGAATACCTTACTGATAAAGATCCAATTGTTCTTTGGAATAAGTTGAAAGAAAGGTATGATCACCAGAAAACGGTGATTCTCCCCTCACTCCCCgcgccgtcgacctcgcctcctcctgctccgcctccccttccccaaGCGCTGCCTCGCCTGCTGCCTCCTGGCCGCCTGCCGTCGCCCAAGCCCCTTCTGGCCCATCTCCTCCAGCCCGTTGGCCCAGCCGAAGCCCAAGCCCTATGCAGCCGAGGTCctcctgcagctgctgctctctctctctctcttggtcgttgctgccgctgcttctctctttcttgctgctgctgctgcgctctctctctctctgctgctgctgctattgctctctcttcctccctctttggcactgttgttgctgttgtgtTACTGCCGTGTGCCGAGGAGACCGAAGACCCGGAGCCGGACGAGTAGCCGCGCACGACTACGTACGAGGAGCCATGAACGCCTACGTGTACGACTACCTCGACCGTACGACTACTTCTATGACGTCGACTAGATCGACCATGCCGTGGCACGCCACAAAGGTAGAACCGTGGAGCGACCGTTTCGTAGACCTGTAGGTTGCGAATATATGaaatgcatgtgttgtatgagatgtCGTGTATGTACCGCTATTATCGATAGATGCAGGTACCTTGTTGCCATTGGTGTGTGCAACCCCGACCTAGTCGGATCTTTGTGCTATTCTTGTTAAAGCATGTGTTGCACCTATCCATGTCATTCTCATGCATGATAATACAAGTATAATGTTGAGTGTAGTTAATCCATTAAATTCTATtccttgcatatggagttgtatagATGTTATGTGTAATATTttcggactccatttaacttggtaaatTATATATTCGATTTACTTTCGGAATCCTTAATATGacatgcatcatccctatatgccacgcatcattctttgattgcgcatatCAATTAActtgtgtatcttgtatgtttatactttccttttatgtggtgtatttgcttcttcatCACTACTCTTCAAttcctacgacgacgactacgcttgtgttcttcttccaggattcttgctcaattccgggcaattgagtactccaggcaagcagccattccttgaccatgttggTTATACCTATTGCCTCTCTCTTAATCTTGAATTAAGTTACGATCTCAGTCTTATCTTgatgcctctaggattgcatagctttagtcagctctgCTCAATTGTCctatgtcttgttacttgtcctaataccatgtcacatgtttgtttatTGCCCCACTTGGCCATTAGAAGTATTGCTTagattgctagtctagtgtccttatttggggttatacaattgctacatccacatgctacttgatgatttaattgcaattcttaaaactgtgatatgatattaaactgtaacaaggcaacgatgggaggccgtgctctaaggcattggtgatttgttccatttgcgccgacctaaggaccgAGTTCTCGATTTCgccgatccaagaaacttcgcgctaactgCTCGTGGGAGAAGATATGGCTTCCCCCTCGACTTAGTACTTGATCCTCAGCTCTTCCaagggccacatagttcgggcgttccatttggcatttgcattgcatgcacacagagatTTGTGGAGACTTattggtgactttgcattcatataggattgcggcactagttTGGAGTGGTCATCCTGCGGGCTCTGAACCGC
The Brachypodium distachyon strain Bd21 chromosome 2, Brachypodium_distachyon_v3.0, whole genome shotgun sequence genome window above contains:
- the LOC100841227 gene encoding katanin p60 ATPase-containing subunit A1, producing the protein MATPLAGLQDHLKHARDYALEGLYDTSIIFFEGAIAQINKYLSTLDDALIRTKWLNCKKAICEEVEIVKQLDAQLKSFKEAPGTTRSSSPPIRSNKSFLFQPLDEYPTSSPPTFDDPDVWAPPRDSSNRRSTRGQSSARKSSQDGAWARGSSKTGTPSRGAKHNGSKASSAVRSATASSTGGRKGKSSSSKPDSASSDAEEGKSKKVQYEGPDGDLAAMLERDVLDSTPGVRWDDVAGLSEAKRLLEEAVVLPLWMPEYFQGIRRPWKGVLMFGPPGTGKTLLAKAVATECGTTFFNVSSATLASKWRGESERMVRCLFELARAYAPSTIFIDEIDSLCTSRGASGEHESSRRVKSELLVQIDGVNNSSTNEDGQPKIVMVLAATNFPWDIDEALRRRLEKRIYIPLPSFESRKSLININLRTVEVATDVDIDEVARRTEGYSGDDLTNVCRDASMNGMRRKIAGKTRDEIKNMSKDDISKDPVAMCDFEEALVKVQKSVSPSDIERHEKWMAEFGSA